The DNA region GCCGTAACCATCGGCCTGGCCATCTCGGGCAAATTCGCATGGGCCAGTGCCCCAGAATATATTGCTGCGCAATTTATCGGAGCTATGCTGGGGTCGTTCCTGGTTTGGCTGCTGTTTAAGGACTTTTATGCCGGTACGGATGATAAAGGCGCCAAACAGGCTACTTTTTGTACTGCTCCGGCTATCCCGAACACCGTATCCAACCTCATCAGCGAGATCCTTGGTACCTTTGTGCTACTCTTTGTTATATTTCACTTTACCAATGCAGAAATGGGTGCAGATAAAAGCCCCATCGGACTGGGCTCCATCGGTGCACTGCCTGTAACTTTCCTGGTATGGGTAATCGGCTTGTCACTAGGTGGTACAACGGGCTATGCCATCAACCCTGCCCGCGACTTAGGTCCAAGGATCATGCATGCCATACTACCCGTTGCCGGAAAAGGGGGCAACAATTGGGGCTATGCCTGGATACCGGTAATAGGCCCTGTAATAGGCTCTGCCCTTGCAGCAATGCTGTATTTGTACGTTAAAGTTTAAAAAACAACCGTTCTGCTCAGCGGCTGAGCAGAACGGTTGTTTTTCTTCCCCTAAATAAGCAAAATGTATTTTCCGCTCTAAAACAAAAAACTAAAGTATCTGCATCCGCTTGTATAAAGCGGCCCTGTAAGCATCAGAAACTGGCACCATATTGCGGTGCACAATCAGTGTTCCACCCTCAATCGTATCTATTTTACCAACATTAATGATAAAAGACCTGTGCACCCTTAAGAAAGTATTTTTAGAGAGCTTTTCCTCTACAGACTTTAAAGAGGAGTGAATGGAATAAGTATGATCGGCCATATTGATCCTTACGTAATCGCCCCGGGCTTCCATGTATAAAATATCACTGATCTTTACCCTGCGTACCACATTGGAATCCCGTATAAATACAAATTCATCTTCTTTATCAACAAAGGCCAGGTTCTTTGTAAGCAGCATTCTTCTTGCTTTTTCTACTGCCTGCAAAAAACGGGCAGGGCTGATGGGCTTGATCAGAAAATCTACTACGTTCAGGTCAAAGGCTGCGGCGGCATAATCTACCGTAGAAGTGGTAAAGATGACCATCGGGCGCTTCTCTCCCAGGCTTTTCACCAGGTCTATACCACTCATATCAGGCATCTCGATATCGAGGAACAGAATATCTATATCGCTCAGCTGGATTTGCCTGTAGGCTTCAACAGCATCATAACATTCTCCTACAACCTTTAGCGAGGGCTCCAGGCTGGTCATTTTTTTAAGGATGCTGAGGTCTATTATGTTGTCGTCAACAATTAAGCAGTTCATTTTGGGTTAGGGAATGATTATCCTAAAATAGAAATAATAAACAAAAGATTAAAATGCTGAACAAACTGAATAGGCATGAAATTTGGCATTTCCGATTTAAAAGAATTTTCTTTACATTAATACCAGTCTATCATTAACACTTCTACTGATGAGAAACACCCTTTCTTGCCTGGTTTTGTCATTGCTTTCATTGGGCTATTGCAAGGCACAGCAGGCCCCAAATTTCGGGGAGCTTTTAGACAGTGTCCTGGTGCGGGATGCAGACTTTAAATTGCAGCAAAATAAAAATAAAGTCACGTCGCTAGACCAGCACAAACTAAAAGACATTTTCCTGCCCACCCTTGAACTCAGCGGTAATGCAGGATACATGAATGCAACAATGCACCTGGTTTCCCCGGAAATCAACCTGCAGCCATTCCTGAATATCCCCGAAGGGAAATACAACAATAACCTCAACATATCCGGCTTCTCTGGCCTGGCAAAGGCTGAAGCCAAAATGCTGCTTTATTCCGGAGGCAAGGTACAGTACCTAAGCAAAGCGCTGCAGGAGAAAAAAATGTCGGAAGAAGCATTGCTGGAAAAAACAAAGGACGAGGCAATCGCGGTAATTTCCCGGGCCTACGATCAGCTGGCCTTGGTGCATCAGTCGAAAAAAGTATTGGATGAAGCCAAAAAGAGACTGGCTGCAAACCGCAAAACGGCAGATAAAGCCCTGGGCTATGGACTAATTACACCTTACGATCATAAAAAGATAGAACTTGCGCAGGCGAGCCTGGATGCTAAAATGGTTGAATATGAGGGAAAGAAAGCGCTTTTGTTAACACAGCTTGAAGTGCTGACCGGCATCGCCCCTGAACGGCTCCGGCTTATTGAACCCGTACTGGTGGCAGCAACCCCCACTGCAGCACAGAAAACCATCGGGGACCGTGCCGAGATCCGCGCGCTGAACTTTGGCATCAATGCATCAGATTACAAAATAAAAGCCGAAAAAACATGGTGGATACCCAAAGTACAGATGATGGCATCAGCCTATTATTTTGGATTGTACGAGAGTAGGGTAAAAACCTCTGAAAATGTTATTCCTGCCATACCTTCTCTGAATTACCCGGGCAGAAAACTGGACTGGAGGCCGACAAACTTAAATACCTTCCCCTTGCTTATGGCGGGCCTGGGCTTTAAATGGGAGTTGTTTGACGGGCGTGAAGGAAAACATGCCATTGAAACCGCCCGTATAGACCGGGAATCCCTTCAAATCCAGAAAGAAGACGCCCTGCGCAAGCTGACTTTAAACAAAGTCAATAACCAGTCGGCCTACGACATCGCTAATGCACAGATTGATTTAAAAAAGAAAGAAAAAGACATCGCCAGAGATGGATTGGTACAGGCCGAAAAAGAATTCAGGTATGGTATGACCAAGTCTACCCAGCTGATGGAAGCTGAAAATGACCTTGTAAACGCAGAACTGGATTATCAGAATGCCATTTTTAACCAGCGCAGGGCAGCCGTTGAATTAATGCGTGCTACACAGGAACTGGACATAAAGAAACTGTATGAGTAAAATAACGACTATGAAGATGAAAATAAATGCCTCCATATTGTTGATCACAGTATTCACCTTATCGGGCTGCGCAAAAAAAGAAAAAACGGAAGAGTTTCAGGGCAAGGTAAAAAAGGAGTTGGTTTCCTTTGCGCCGAAAGTAACCGGCCGGATACAGAAGATATATGTAAAAGAAGGACAAACCGTAAAAAAGGGAGATACACTTGCACTGCTTGATGTGCCCGAAGTTTCGGCAAAAATTATGCAGGCACAGGGAGCCGTAAATGCAGCCAGTGCCCAGGAACAGATGGCCAGGAATGGCGCAACAGCCGATCAGATGAAACAATTGCAAGCCAAATATAAAGGCTTGAAGGAGCAATATGAATTTGCCCGAAAATCTTATAACAGGGCTACCAATATGTTTAATGATAGTCTGATGGCCCCGCAGGCATACGACGAGGTTTATGCCAAATATCAGGGTGCGAAAGCACAATATGATGCAGTTGTAGCAGAACTGGATGATGTAAAAAAAGGCACAAGGGCAGAGAAAGTGGAAATGGCCGCGGGACAGGCATCACAGGCCAGGGGCGCTTTGCAGGAAGCCAGAGTGGCCTACGCTGAACGTTACGTAATTGCTACCAACGATATGGAGATAGAAACCATCAGCCTGAACGCTGGCGAGTTGGCTACAGCAGGCTTTGCCCTGTTTAATGGGTATATTCCATCAAGTGTTTATTTTCGTTTTACCGTTCCGGAAAGTAAGATTGCAAAATACAAAAACGGACAGGAGGTAAAACTCCGGGTAGTTTACAATAAAGAAGAACTGGATGGGCGTATTTTGTATATCAAGCAGCTTACCCGTTACGCAGACATTACTACGGCTTATCCTGATTATCAGCTTCAGGATGCTGTTTATGAAATTAAGGTCCAGCCAACAGACAGGGAGAAAGCAGCAAACATCCTGGTAAATGCAAATGTGATCCTTAAATAAACGGGTATGAAAGAGTTTTTCCGCCTGCTGAAACGTGAATTTAAACTATTCACTGCCAATGCCACCTTGCGCACGGTGTTCTTTTTGGCACCCGTTTTTTATGCAACATTATTGGGTTTTGTTTACAGGAGCGGGAAGGTAGAGCACATTCCCGTTATTGTGATCGACAAAGACAATACCCCCTTGTCGAACCAGCTGACAGAAATGCTGGATGACAATCAAAGCATAGAAATTCTAAAATATCTGGGGGAAGGCCCGGACATCAAAGAGGAAGTGATCCGGCATGAGGCTGCGGCAGTGGTAATCCTCCCTTCAGGGTTTGAAGCTGGCATCCTTCAAAAGAAATATCCTGAAGTGAACGTTTACATCAATACCGGAAATGTATTAACAGCGAATTTTGCCACCAAGGCCTTGCAATTAACCCTCGGCACATTTTCCGCGGGGGTTTCAGTAAAGGCCCTTCAAAAAGCGGGCATGCCGGCGCCAAAAGCTTTTACACAATATGAACCTTTTAAAGCCAATTACATTACCCTTTTTAACACAACCAGTAATTACCTGATCTTCATGTGGCCTGCCATGCTGGCAGTTGTTTTGCAACAGGTAATCCTGCTGGCTATGGCGGTAAGTTTTGCTGCAGAATTCCAGGGTGGGACTTTCATCAGGGAATACCAAAATATGCGCCGGCGGGCCTTTGCTACCATGCTGATCAAGGTTAGCCCAATATGGTTCTTTTCTATTTTTATCGTTGGCATATATTACCTGATGCACATTCTTTTCCGGGTACCCCTGCCAGAAGGCATATTCAATTTTATATGGCTTACCGCACTCTTTGTGGGGTCGGCCTCGTTTATGGGCGTGCTGGTCAGCATTATCATTCCTGATGCCTTAAAGGCTACCCAGATACTGATGGTTATTGCTTCGCCTGCCTTTATCATCAGCGGCTTCACCTGGCCCCTCAGCGCCATGCCTGTTTTTGTACAACTGCTGGCAAATATCATCCCGCTCACCCCCTTTCTGCAGGCATTTAAAATCCTGCTTATACAAAAAGGCAGTGTAGGATTAACCTATCCTTACATGCAACACCTTGGAATATTAATTGCTGTTTATGCTATCCTGGGATGGATGGCATTGAAAATTAAATTCCACTTTGTATTCAAAAAGATCCTGCCGCCCGCGGAAAGCACATCGGAAGACGCGGATAAAGCATAAAAAAGCCCAACAAATGTTGGGCTTTTAAGCGGAGAGTGAGAGATTCGAACTCTCGATACCCTTTTGGAGTATACACACTTTCCAGGCGTGCTCCTTCGACCACTCGGACAACTCTCCGTTTTTCGGATTGCAAAAGTAGAAAATTTTTTGAATCCGAAGGAATATTAATCAATAACTGTAACTTTTACCATATTTGTTTTCCCCTTGCGCTCCATTGGAATAGCCGCTGTGTTGATGATCACATCGCCTTTTTTAACCAGTTTAAGCTTTTTGAGCAAATCGTTCACATCCTGGATGGTTTCGTCTGTACTTTCAAATTTATCATAGAAAAAGCCCTGAACACCCCACAAAAGACTCAGGGTATTGAGCAGTGACCTGTTACTGGTAAAAATATAAGTAAGTGCCTTAGGCCTGTGGCTCGAAATCTCGAAAGCAGTATAACCACTCAGGGTCATTGAAACAATCCCGACTGCATTGGTTTGTTTAGACAGAAAACAAGCCGTATCGCAGATAGCATCGCTCAGGAAGCTATCCGATTTTGGCTTTAAGAATTTTTCCGGATGGAAAGGGTAATTATTTAATTCTATGTTTTGGATGATCTTTTGCATGGTCTCAATAACGATCAGCGGGAATTCTCCTACAGAGGTTTCACCGCTCAGCATCACTGCATCTGCACCATCCAGCACCGAGTTGGCCACATCATTTACTTCAGCACGCGTTGGCCTTGGCGTGGTAATCATGCTTTCCAGCATCTGGGTGGCAATAATCACCGGCTTAGAGGCTGCGCGACATTTCTGAACAATCATTTTTTGCAGCAAAGGCACTTCTTCCATTGGCATCTCTACCCCCAGATCGCCCCTGGCAACCATAATACCGTCAGATACGGCAACAATCTCATCAATATTTGCTATGGCTTCCGGTTTCTCAATTTTAGCAATTACCCGTGCCGTTTTGCCACGCTCTTTAATGATGTTCTTCAGTTCGATGATATCTTCTGCATTACGTACAAAAGAAAGCCCAATCCATTCTACATCGTTTTCGAGAACAAATTCAAGATTTTTACGATCCTCAATAGTAAGAGACGGAATTGAAACCTTGGTATTAGGCAGGTTTACCCCTTTTCTGGAGGTAAGGATACCACCATGCACAACCTCGCAAACTACTTCATCAACCAGATTGGTTTCCAAAACCCTCATCTGCAGTTTACCGTCATCCAGTAAAATAATTTCACCGGCTTTAACATCTTTCGGAAAAGACTCGTAAGTAATGTAAATGCGCTCCTCGTTACCTACACACTCTTTGGTGGTAATGATCGTCTTAGCGCCGTTAATCAATTGAATACCACCGTCCTTAACCATACCAATCCTTATTTTAGGCCCTTGCAGGTCAGCAAGTATCCCGACATTATAGTTGTGCTTTTTATTGATGCTGCGAATGGTATCCAGGACTTCCTGGTGATCTGCCTGCGAACCATGTGAAAAGTTTAAGCGGCAAACGTCCAGACCTGCATTAAACATACTATATAAAACGTCTGGTTTAGCTGAGGCCGGGCCTAATGTGGCTACGATTTTTGTTCTAGAATGAAATGGTTTCATTGAGTTATTTAAATTTTATTACAGACCAACAAAACGAGCGTTTTTTGATACAGAAAACCGATGCCAGTCTGATTTATTAAAAGTTATCTGTTTGGTTATGTAAATTCAAATATAGTGTATTTTGTACACCTTCAATATAAAATTTACATTACTAAATTCTCTTTCGACTTTAACTTCAAAGGATTTATCTGTGCAGCAACCTGAATATCAGGAAGTTTATTCAATCCAGAGATGATAAAATTCAGATCTTCCCTGTCAATATACTGGTGAATAATCATGAAAAAATCGACCTTGTTCATCTCCGGAATTAAAAAACCTTCGGCATTTCTATTGCTGATAATGTAATATTCTATTTCACCCTGTTCAACAAAAAAATAATACTTGGAAAAGGATAGCGGGGCTTCATCAATATTAAAATAAACCTCGTGATCTTCAATCTTTTCAAAGCCAAAATTCAGGCTGGTATTGATCTTATGACAGAGGGTGTAATCTTTTAAAGAGGCAGTTATGGCAATTAAAACGAAGTCGAGGTCTAATGAAAGTTTTAAATAAGTTTTGTTCAAAACAGAATATTTTACGGAAATACGAAATTATAAAACTAATTTTACATTGATGTTCAAAATAAAAACATTAAAATTGGTACAGAAATAAAAACATTTGAAAAGTGTAAATATTTATTTTTCTTTGCACTGAATTATTTAACCATTAAATTATAAACATTATGTCTGATATTGCTTCAAGAGTTAAGGCTATTATCGTTGAAAAATTAGGTGTGGATGAAAACGAAGTTACACCAGAAGCTTCTTTCAC from Pedobacter africanus includes:
- a CDS encoding MIP/aquaporin family protein is translated as MSPFTAEVLGTMFMILLGNGVVANVVLKGTKGNNGGWMVITTAWALAVFVGVVIAGPYSGAHLNPAVTIGLAISGKFAWASAPEYIAAQFIGAMLGSFLVWLLFKDFYAGTDDKGAKQATFCTAPAIPNTVSNLISEILGTFVLLFVIFHFTNAEMGADKSPIGLGSIGALPVTFLVWVIGLSLGGTTGYAINPARDLGPRIMHAILPVAGKGGNNWGYAWIPVIGPVIGSALAAMLYLYVKV
- a CDS encoding LytR/AlgR family response regulator transcription factor; the encoded protein is MNCLIVDDNIIDLSILKKMTSLEPSLKVVGECYDAVEAYRQIQLSDIDILFLDIEMPDMSGIDLVKSLGEKRPMVIFTTSTVDYAAAAFDLNVVDFLIKPISPARFLQAVEKARRMLLTKNLAFVDKEDEFVFIRDSNVVRRVKISDILYMEARGDYVRINMADHTYSIHSSLKSVEEKLSKNTFLRVHRSFIINVGKIDTIEGGTLIVHRNMVPVSDAYRAALYKRMQIL
- a CDS encoding TolC family protein, with the translated sequence MRNTLSCLVLSLLSLGYCKAQQAPNFGELLDSVLVRDADFKLQQNKNKVTSLDQHKLKDIFLPTLELSGNAGYMNATMHLVSPEINLQPFLNIPEGKYNNNLNISGFSGLAKAEAKMLLYSGGKVQYLSKALQEKKMSEEALLEKTKDEAIAVISRAYDQLALVHQSKKVLDEAKKRLAANRKTADKALGYGLITPYDHKKIELAQASLDAKMVEYEGKKALLLTQLEVLTGIAPERLRLIEPVLVAATPTAAQKTIGDRAEIRALNFGINASDYKIKAEKTWWIPKVQMMASAYYFGLYESRVKTSENVIPAIPSLNYPGRKLDWRPTNLNTFPLLMAGLGFKWELFDGREGKHAIETARIDRESLQIQKEDALRKLTLNKVNNQSAYDIANAQIDLKKKEKDIARDGLVQAEKEFRYGMTKSTQLMEAENDLVNAELDYQNAIFNQRRAAVELMRATQELDIKKLYE
- a CDS encoding HlyD family secretion protein, translated to MKMKINASILLITVFTLSGCAKKEKTEEFQGKVKKELVSFAPKVTGRIQKIYVKEGQTVKKGDTLALLDVPEVSAKIMQAQGAVNAASAQEQMARNGATADQMKQLQAKYKGLKEQYEFARKSYNRATNMFNDSLMAPQAYDEVYAKYQGAKAQYDAVVAELDDVKKGTRAEKVEMAAGQASQARGALQEARVAYAERYVIATNDMEIETISLNAGELATAGFALFNGYIPSSVYFRFTVPESKIAKYKNGQEVKLRVVYNKEELDGRILYIKQLTRYADITTAYPDYQLQDAVYEIKVQPTDREKAANILVNANVILK
- a CDS encoding ABC transporter permease; its protein translation is MKEFFRLLKREFKLFTANATLRTVFFLAPVFYATLLGFVYRSGKVEHIPVIVIDKDNTPLSNQLTEMLDDNQSIEILKYLGEGPDIKEEVIRHEAAAVVILPSGFEAGILQKKYPEVNVYINTGNVLTANFATKALQLTLGTFSAGVSVKALQKAGMPAPKAFTQYEPFKANYITLFNTTSNYLIFMWPAMLAVVLQQVILLAMAVSFAAEFQGGTFIREYQNMRRRAFATMLIKVSPIWFFSIFIVGIYYLMHILFRVPLPEGIFNFIWLTALFVGSASFMGVLVSIIIPDALKATQILMVIASPAFIISGFTWPLSAMPVFVQLLANIIPLTPFLQAFKILLIQKGSVGLTYPYMQHLGILIAVYAILGWMALKIKFHFVFKKILPPAESTSEDADKA
- the pyk gene encoding pyruvate kinase, with the protein product MKPFHSRTKIVATLGPASAKPDVLYSMFNAGLDVCRLNFSHGSQADHQEVLDTIRSINKKHNYNVGILADLQGPKIRIGMVKDGGIQLINGAKTIITTKECVGNEERIYITYESFPKDVKAGEIILLDDGKLQMRVLETNLVDEVVCEVVHGGILTSRKGVNLPNTKVSIPSLTIEDRKNLEFVLENDVEWIGLSFVRNAEDIIELKNIIKERGKTARVIAKIEKPEAIANIDEIVAVSDGIMVARGDLGVEMPMEEVPLLQKMIVQKCRAASKPVIIATQMLESMITTPRPTRAEVNDVANSVLDGADAVMLSGETSVGEFPLIVIETMQKIIQNIELNNYPFHPEKFLKPKSDSFLSDAICDTACFLSKQTNAVGIVSMTLSGYTAFEISSHRPKALTYIFTSNRSLLNTLSLLWGVQGFFYDKFESTDETIQDVNDLLKKLKLVKKGDVIINTAAIPMERKGKTNMVKVTVID
- a CDS encoding IPExxxVDY family protein encodes the protein MNKTYLKLSLDLDFVLIAITASLKDYTLCHKINTSLNFGFEKIEDHEVYFNIDEAPLSFSKYYFFVEQGEIEYYIISNRNAEGFLIPEMNKVDFFMIIHQYIDREDLNFIISGLNKLPDIQVAAQINPLKLKSKENLVM